Proteins co-encoded in one Nicotiana sylvestris chromosome 7, ASM39365v2, whole genome shotgun sequence genomic window:
- the LOC104245007 gene encoding peptide-N4-(N-acetyl-beta-glucosaminyl)asparagine amidase A, which produces MAISFFFLFTCFSVLQLSLFSTAILHNGALSRSQLTAQLDSLSKNDTPTTYFEVTKPIKLPKTKPCSYSVLKHDFGYTYGKPPVLANYTPSNCPSQNFSKIVLEWRATSKGRQFDRIFGVWLGGVEIFRSCTAEPRPNGIVWTVKKDITRYYSLLMTNQTLAVYIGNIVDSTYTGVYHVKIFVHFYPADKELGFDSGADLIIPISRNLPLNDGLWFEIENSTDVQSKEFKIPQNAYRALLEVYVSFHENDEFWYGNLPNDYITANNRTDMQGNGAFREVIVSLDDVVVGAVWPFTVVYTGGINPLLWRPISGIGSFDLPSYDIEITPLLGKILDESIHKISFSVTNALNVWYIDANLHLWLDEKSVKTQGKSLEYSNLPLSFSLASNFKGLDGSFVTNARRSISLNGWVKSSHGTITTRSSQDLSYSNKIVMGNEANLQIVDQTIDFNDTVYAKTPSFSGNVLESFKKFQFQLYSDGVEIGDQSYVSISNVSLIFDEKRLKGFKNGTSTSSIQNVQKAQGYMLLKDQSIVSGVGSTQQRYKYDDNSGCYLRNISSSNYTLFYDKVSNSCNKTTRFQW; this is translated from the coding sequence ATGGctatctctttcttcttcttgttcaCTTGTTTCTCAGTACTCCAACTATCGCTCTTTTCGACAGCAATACTTCATAATGGAGCTCTCTCTAGATCACAACTCACTGCTCAACTAGACTCTTTATCCAAGAATGACACTCCTACGACTTATTTTGAAGTCACTAAGCCTATAAAATTACCTAAAACCAAACCTTGCTCGTACTCAGTCCTCAAACATGACTTTGGCTATACATATGGTAAACCACCGGTACTAGCAAATTACACTCCTTCAAATTGTCCATCTCAGAATTTTTCCAAGATTGTGTTAGAATGGAGAGCAACGAGTAAAGGAAGGCAATTTGATCGTATATTTGGAGTTTGGCTTGGTGGGGTTGAGATTTTCAGGAGTTGTACTGCTGAGCCAAGGCCTAATGGGATTGTTTGGACTGTCAAGAAAGACATTACTAGGTATTATTCTTTGCTCATGACCAATCAAACTCTTGCTGTTTATATAGGGAACATTGTTGATAGTACATATACTGGAGTGTATCATGTGAAAATATTTGTCCATTTCTATCCTGCTGATAAAGAACTGGGATTTGATTCTGGGGCTGATTTGATCATACCCATTTCGAGAAATCTGCCATTAAATGACGGTCTATGGTTTGAGATTGAGAATTCTACTGATGTACAGTCAAAGGAGTTCAAAATCCCACAAAATGCATACAGGGCATTATTGGAAGTTTACGTATCATTCCATGAGAATGATGAATTTTGGTATGGAAATTTGCCAAATGATTATATTACTGCGAATAATCGTACTGATATGCAGGGGAATGGTGCTTTTAGGGAAGTAATAGTAAGTTTAGATGATGTTGTAGTTGGTGCAGTTTGGCCTTTTACTGTGGTGTATACTGGTGGCATTAATCCTCTATTGTGGAGACCAATTAGTGGAATTGGCTCATTTGATCTTCCTTCTTATGACATTGAAATTACCCCTTTATTAGGAAAGATATTAGATGAAAGTATCCATAAGATTTCATTCAGTGTCACAAATGCTTTAAATGTGTGGTATATTGATGCAAATTTGCATCTTTGGTTGGATGAAAAGAGTGTAAAAACACAAGGGAAGTCGTTGGAGTATAGTAATTtgcctctttccttttctttggcAAGCAATTTTAAAGGACTTGATGGATCCTTTGTCACGAATGCACGTAGGTCGATCTCGTTGAATGGATGGGTAAAATCATCTCATGGAACCATTACTACAAGGTCATCTCAAGATTTGAGTTATAGTAACAAAATTGTGATGGGAAATGAAGCGAACTTGCAAATTGTGGATCAAACTATTGATTTTAATGACACAGTTTATGCCAAGACGCCGTCTTTTTCTGGTAATGTTCTTGAATCCTTTAAAAAGTTTCAGTTTCAACTGTACTCTGATGGTGTTGAGATAGGAGATCAAAGCTATGTTTCTATTTCAAATGTGAGTTTGATATTTGATGAGAAGAGATTGAAGGGTTTCAAGAATGGAACCTCAACTAGCTCTATTCAAAATGTGCAAAAAGCACAAGGATATATGCTTTTAAAGGACCAGTCTATAGTCAGTGGAGTTGGGAGTACCCAACAAAGATATAAATATGATGACAATTCAGGCTGCTATCTCAGGAACATAAGCAGCTCAAATTATACACTGTTTTATGATAAGGTGAGTAATAGTTGTAACAAAACTACTCGGTTTCAGTGGTGA